The genomic interval CAAAACATCATACAAACCACAGCTTTAGATATAGTACTGACCagttttaaaacagaaacagtgaaTGATCATTCACACACGTCTCATGTCTACTTTGACATCTCGTTATATAAAGGTACTATTAATGCACACAATTCTAATTCCTTATAAACCTTTTGTCAAGTGGCCAGATCACAATGCATCATGGCCCAGCACAGAACCTTTCCTTTAAGAAACAGTATTTGGTGAATGGTTATTCAGAGAACTGACTTGGAGGGCAATGTTCAACACTGGTTATAAAACAGGCAATGCACGTACATTAACAAACAGAAAGTGTGACTTTTATTAAGATAAGATGTTACTCTTTATGCATTAAGCTAAAAGTTACAGGATACTTTAAAAGCAGACAATACAAGGTACTTTAATTCTAGACTCCAAAACAAAATACTGTTCCATTTAGCTGCTTGGGAGTCTATATATAACCTTTTGAGTATAGCTCATTAGCTTTTTAAAGCCAACTTCAAATATAAAAACACTTGAAGTTTACCAGTCAAAATCTCAAGTTACTTGGTTACAAGTTACAGTAAAACATACCTTTTaacaaaaaattactttaaaaaatactgcatCACTGActtaaaacaatttcaaaaattgttactcttaaaaataaaaaagcactaCTTTCAAATCTTTCAACACGTTTTGGCTCAAAATGCCATATTTTAAGAAACTATTACTTAATATATTCCCAGCTGTCAGCAAAATAACAGTTTGAAGTTGTTTTGAAACTAGTAACATCTGAAGATATGGGTCAGCACATGTGTGAACTGGCTATCCACAAAAAAAGTGTTTGTTTCACCATGAAAACAATACTACAAAATTCATTggatcaattttatttttagctcaATGTAAATATTAAAAACCTCATTTAGCAGTGCCTCACAAATATTTAGTGTTTTTGGCATTTAAGTCAGAGCAATGCTACAAATACATTTGATACAGGCAACTTCCACAAACGTTTCAGAGGCAAACAAGATTTTGGAATGGTTGGATGGGAAGGAACAAGAACCTTCTAAGCTTTAAAATCAAGCAGAGGCTAGTCCATCTCCTACTGAAACTGAAAATGCACTTAGGATAAATCCTGGTAAGTTCAGCTGTAAAAGTACTAACAcgaaaaaaagaacaacaacacTATACCACACAAATAATTAAATTCTGTGCTAACAACTATTTCTCTTGCCTTTTGAAGTGGCCTCAGAAATAGGTACTATGGTAAGCGTACTGTGGGAAGAGGACTGCAGGGCAAAAAGGTTTTACACAAAGGAATTAGTTTACATACTTTTCATATTGGCATCCGTGACTTCTTTACTCTCTTAAAGAGTTAAAACACAGTAGAGTATGAGCTATTAAATATGCTTTTGGCTATATTGCCCAAGTTAAGcagaacatttcttaaaattctatTTGAGACTTCTGTGAagcataaatattaataaataatgccAACATGTACACCTTTAGGTGGATTAATCTGTAGTCCTCTGTGGATGACCCTGCAGATTGTGTGGGGTTACATCAGCCAACATTAATACTTCACAAACGGAAGCTCTCTGGCTGCTTAAGGCTCTCAGCAGCTATTATTACTGAAATGCAAGATATTCACTATAAAGCAGAATTTATAACTCAATATTAGACTATGAGATCTTATTTAAATATCCTCCCAGTACCAAGAAGCTTGTTAGGAATGAATGTTTTTCCTAACTGATGATCACCTTAGTGTAATGTTTAGTTAGTATGAAGCACTAAAGTTAATGCTTGAAACTGTGTCACTGGTTTGGTGATCCCTACAGTCacatgaaaacagaaaattgCATCCAATAAGGAAATAAAGACAAAGATTAGGCCCTAGTCTCAGCTGCTGCAGGATCCTCCCCTAGCTAATATTAAAACTAAAGTTGTACTCTGTAAATTCCCTTCTAGTTTATCCAAAGGGCTACAAAAACAGCAGAAGCCTTCATCAGGTATACAACTTGGAGCACAGCAAGTGAACTATCGATAAACAAAGCTACCAGCATGAAGTTTGAGTACCAAACATAATTACACACCGTCCTAAAACAGGTGATATTCTGTGACTtgagaaaaaagtttaaaagcaTAAACTTGGATTAATAAAATAAACTGGCTTTGCAATTCATTCTTGTAAAAAGCATATTAACACTAAACAGGAAGGTTCTTTAATCCATCTCCCTTCCCCAGTAAACACACAGTCCAAAGTTCAAGGAAGACAAACACAGGAAGCTGGCCAGAGTTACTTTACAGTGAAGCAGGCATTTCTCAGCTACTCTAGTTTTCCCTCAATGCCTAGAAATTCTGAGGTTTTGTCATGGAATGGTTTGTGAAGAAGTGttttcttcacacacacaccttgAGCATGAAGTCCTCCCCAAACAAAGGGAGTAACTTACCTGTTCTTCCTAAAGTAGAAGATAGCTCTTAGATTCCTAAGTTACTACTCTAAAATCTTGAATAGGTTGCCCCCAAAAATGTATCTCATAGAGGATAACTATTTTAACTATATTATAAGAGTAAGAATTAAGTTCTCCAATAAATAATTGCTCTtttagcaagaaaaataaattttcaaactttttaaatctAAGGTATCATCAGTTGTAGGATGCACCATATGTAtcactaagaaaaaaaacaggcagtTAATCTATGACACGATGCCTTCATATCATGACGaatgtttattttatacttaTGGAAACAGAGCTTTTAGAGTTAGATTTTTATCACATCAAGCTTGTGCAAATGTAAAGAAAGTGTACTGGTTAAGTTATAACTATAACTTCATATTCTGAGTTCAACTCTTCTGAATCAGTTCTCAAATCACAGTCATAGATGTCTTCACAACAGCCACCCTGGTGTCATCAAGAGCACTGGCGAGGCAGCATTTGTTGAAAGGGTGCTCCACCACTGTCTTCTGTTGAATGTTGGCAGGAACCTTTGGACAGAACAACGTCTGTTGCCTTAGTGATAGTCCTGCCTGATGCATGAATCTATCACACCAAGCTCTCACTGCTTTGAATTTTGTTGCATCTATTCCAAGGTTTTTGGCCATTTCTCCTGCCTTCCACTGCATAGTTGGCGTGTGATAGGCAATCCTTTTGTGCATGTCTCACAGACGAAACGTAGTACAGCTTTGCCAGTTCTGGTATCTTCCTTTCTTGGTCCTGTAAAGCACTTTGGGTTACTTTACAAGAAAATATAGAATTGCAATCATCCCTCCAGTGATGGGTATTTGCTTCACTAATATCAATGTACACCTGCTGTTCTGTTTCCATGCTTTTCTGCATTACACAATAACTTCTCGTTTCAATGCTGAATCATAGTGCAATCTTTTTGAAGACATTTTAAATGTCAATTAAACCTGACACATTTGATACCAACAACATGGTGATGATGCAATGACAAGCTGTAATTTCACACTTACTAGGCTAGGATAATTACATTAGGACTCTGCCCTGGTTGACAGCAATCATGACATACACCCCAATTTCAAACAAAGTAAAATGCACATTATAGAACAAAATATGGTTTTTTCAAGCCTGTAATGTTTACCAGATTCACATCAgtgcaagaaaataaatccaagagcCAAAGAATAAGTATCTGAGTAGAAAGCTAGTGAAGCAAAAGATTATCTTTAAGATGAAATTTGCAGTGGTCCAATTTGGTTTTAATTCCCTTTATTTTCATATGGCTTACATGTAAACCTTTTTTGTAAATTAGACTTAAAATCTAAGTATAAATGTTCGATCTTTCAGCGAACTGCAAAGCCAAGTCCCTGCAGACAGAGGCTCCCACTGCCCTTCATCCTTCACTGAGACAGGACCCTGGTTGGGGTCAGCGGCCTTCATCAGCAGGCGCCCTCCTCTGCCGAGCAGGTCTGATCCTGTGCGGAGGCCACGGAGCATCTTCTTCTGTTTCAGACCCTGAAGGCTCAGGATCTCCCTCCTGAGAGCCTGTGTCTCCCACTAGTTCCCGCAGAAACTTGAACTTTGATAAAAAAAGATGCCATACGAAATACCAacctaaaaaacagaaaaaacattaagaaaatttaTCCCACACGATTATCAATTGAGAACATTCTAATTAATTGTGTATGTATGGGGGGATATAATACAAAACAGTATGTTTAAGTAATTATATATGtgattataagtatatatgtaaaacaaacatgTATTAAGCATTTACTATGGACAAGGCATAAGGATAAACTCTGAGTACAAAAGACATTAATTAAATGTCAGGAATCAAACTGTACTTCACTGAAAACTTCTATGTCAGGTCTAAGAAATTCATAAGTTtctagaaataataaattttcaCCAAAAATTAATAGCATTTCTTCAATTATGTGATAAAAAAATATAGCCAGAGCACCAGTAGTATCTTAaggtcaagatttttaaaaatacagtgttttccctagaagaaatggaaaacttccaagaaaaatacaaccttccaagactgaacaaggaagaaacagaaaatctaaacagaccaattaccagcaacaaaattgaagcagtaatcaaaacactacccaagagcaaaacccctgggccagatggatttaccgtggaattATATCATTATATCAGacttacagagaagacataatacccattctcctcaaagttttccaaaaaacagaagagatgggaatacttccaaactcattctatgaagccagcatcactctaataccaaaaccaggcaaagaccccactaaaaaagaaaattacagaccaatacctctgatgaacatagatgcaaaaatactcaacaaaatattagcaaaccgaattcaaaaatatatcagaaggatcatacaccatgatcaaatgggattcatctcagggacacaaggatggtacaatattcgaaaatccatcaacatcattcaccacattaacaaaaagaaggacaaaaaccacatgagcatctccatagacgctgaaaaagcattcaacaaaattcaacattcattcatgataaaaactctcaacaaaatgggtatagagggcaagtacctcaacaaaataaatttgccatatatgacaaatccacagccaacatcatattgaagagcgagaagctgaaagcttttcccctaaggtcaggaacaagacagggatgcccactctccccactgttattcaacatagtactggaggtcctggccacggcaattagacaaaacaaagaaatacaaagcatccagattggtgaagaagtcaaactctcactatttgcagatgacatgatattgcacataaagaaccctaaagagtccactccaaaactactagaactagtatatgaattcagcaaagttgaaggatacaaaattaatacacagaaatctgttgctttcctatactctaacgatgaactagcagaaagagaaatcaggaaaacaattccattcacaattgcatcaaaaagaataaaatacctaggaataaacctaaccaaggaagtgaaagacctataccctgaaaactacaagacactcttaagagaaattaaagaggacactaacaaatggaaactcatcccatgctcctggctaggaagaattaatattgtcaaaatggccatcctacgcAAAgcaatacagattcaatgcaatccctatcaaatcaccagcagcattcttcaacgaactggagcaaatagttcaaaaattcatatggaaccaccaaagaccccgaatagccaaagcaaccctgagaaggaagaataaagtggtgaggggagggaggatctcgcttcccaacttcaagctctactacaaagccacagtaatcaagaaaatttggtactggcacaaaaacagacccacagaccagaggaacaggacagagagtccagatattaacccaagcatatatggtcaattaatatatgataaaggagccatggacatacaatggggaaatgacagcctcttcaacagctggtgttagcaaactggacagctacatggaagaggatgaaactggattattgtctaaccccatacacaaaagtaaatttgtaatggatcaaagacctgaatgtaagttatgaaaccataaaactcttagaaaaaaacataggcaaaaatctcttggacataaacacgtgagcaacctcttcatgaacatatcttcctgggcaagggaaacaaaagcaaaaatgaacaagtgggactatatcaagctgaaaagcttctgtacagcaaaggacaccaccaatagaacaaaaaggcatcctacagtatgggagaatatattcgtaaatggcaggtccgataaagggttgacatccaaaatatacaaagagctcatgcacttcaacaaacaaaaagcaaataatccaattaaaaaatgggcagagaagctgaacagacagttctccaaagaagaaattcagatggccaacagacacatgcaaagatgctccacatcgctagtcatcagagaaatgcaaattaaaaccacatgagatatcacctcacaccagtaaggatcaccaccatccaaaagacaaacagcaaatgttggcaaggttgtggagaaaggggaaccctcctacactgctggtgggaatgtaaattagttcaaccattgtggaaagcagtatggaggttccacaaaaagctcaaaatagaaataccatttgacctagtaattccacacctagaaatttaccctaagagtgcagcagcccagtttgaaaaagacagatgcacccctatgtttattgcagcactatttacaatagccaagacatggaagcaacgtaagtgtccgtcagtagatgaatgaataaagaagatgtggtacatatacacataagaagaaaacaaatcctaccatttgcaacaacatggatggagctagagggtattatgctcagtgaaataaaccaggcagaaaaagacaagtatcaaatgatttcattcatctgtggagtataagaacaaagaaaaaactgaaggaagaaaacagcagcagacttacagaacccaagaatggattaacagttaccaaagggaaagggactggggaggatgggtgggaagggaaggataaggggggaaaaaaaaagaaagggggcattatgattagcatgtataatgtgcaggaggggggcacagggagggccgtgcaacacagaaaagacaagtagtgattctacagcatcttaatacactgatggacagtgactgtaatggggtttgttaggggggcttggtgatggggggagtctagtaaacataatgttgctcatgtaattgtagattaatgataacaaaaaaaagaaaaaaaaatagtgttttcCTGTCGAAGTTACTATAAAATCTGAGTAActctccttaaaaataaaaaaattactgacCAAGTTTTGTTTTTGCAAGGAGCCCAACATTTGCTAAATTTTAGATGCCCACTCATGAGGAACAATCAAAAAAGGAGCTCACAGGATAAGCCCTCTGAACCCATGTCAAgagcataaaataaaattaaccattgaAACTAAGTTCTCCACGCTTGCAAGTTTCCTTCATGCCTTCTACTTATAAACTCTAGTTCCATAGACAATGGACTATATATAGTACATTATGATGACTAccatttcatgaaaacaaaatccaacattTTTCTACCCCAGCGTTATACCAGGCCAGGATGAATGACCATTTAAAGAAGTTTCTAGGTTTACTTGTTTCTTTCTTCCAATCTCTGGTGGGGGTGGAAATGGTGGAAATTCCTTCATACTGAAAGACTAACTTCAGAGATTTAACCCATTTCTCAaatttttgctttcctttaaGCTTGAGTGCTGAGTGCTAACTGAAGCACAGCACAAATACATTTTGGTCAACTGTGTGTTGAGTAACGCTTCTTAACTTTGTGAAATAGTATCTTAATGATATTCCAAATTAGCATACTTTCTCTTCACCCAAAATTCTTTGTAAAAACGGGCACAGCCAATAAGAATAAGTGGAAAGAACACTGGAGAAGATGTCAGGAGTCCCAGTTCTGACAGGAGAGTCACAAAGCAAatgtgaagaataaatgagaagatgTCTAAAGGCGCTGAGGTCGCCTTCTGTAAAATGCCCAGTTGACATGAACTGGGTAGTTCCTGGGCAGTGGGATCCAAAGTGAtgtctattttatctttttttaaattgaaatacaaTTCACATAAAATTCATCCTTTGGAAGAGTACAATTCAGTTGCTTTCAGTATATTTGcaaggttgccttttcattatcCCCAAAAGAAAACCCACACCCATCAGTAGTCACTCCCCATTAACTCCTTCTCCCAGCCCTGTCGACCACAATCTACTTTTATGCCTCTGGATTTGTCCATTCTGAatattcatataaatgaaataatatatagtcttcagtgtctggcttctttcacttagcatatagtTTCAAGGTTCATAATCTATGTCATTGCATGTATCActtcatttttattgttgaataatattctttcatatggatataccacattttgtttagccATTTACcaattaatggacatttgggtagtTCTGCTTTGGGGCTATTGTAGAAAACAAAGTCTTTTTGGTTGCAGCAACCATTTGTGTGCAAGTTTTTGCCTGAacaggttttcatttctcttgggtatatacctaggagtagaagtGCTGAGTCACATAGTAACTTTGTTTAACCACTTGTCAAattgctaaactgttttccaaagcagctgtgcggtgttacattcccaccagcagtgtatgagggtccaatttctctacatcctcaccaagacTTTATTATCCACCTTTTTTATTACAGTCACTCTAGCAGGTATGGGGTGGCATAACGttatggctttaatttgcatttccctaatgactaaagaTACTGAACATTGTTTCATGtatatttcatcatttttatatcttcttaggagaaatgtctattcaattaCTTTGCTCACTTCTTAATCAGATTGTCCTTTCATCATTGAGTTTGAAGAGTTCTTTTTATGTTCCTGATACTAAACTCTCATCAGATACACGATgttcaagtattttctcccactgTGTGGGCTCTCTTTTCACTGTCTTGATAATGTTCTTTGGTGAAATccaatttctgtttttctctgtttgCTTGGGAACCACTGACCAGCCCAAGGTCCTGAAGATTTATATCGATATATTCTCCTAAGAGTATAGTTTTAAGTGatccattttaattaattttggagTGAGAGAGAGGTTCTGGTGCATGTGGATATCAAGTTATTCAGAGCCACTGGCTGAAAAGATTGTTCGTTCCCCCACTAAATTGTCTTGaaatctttgtcaaaaatcaaatgaCTATAAATGCTACAGtccatttctggactctcaattacATTCCATTGATtgtatgtctatccttatgccagtaccacaccaTCTTGATTACAGCAGCTTTgtattaagttttgaaattgagagTATAAGCCTATCACATTGGTTCTTTTCAAGAtggttttggctattctgagtcCCTTGCATTTCagcatgaattttagaattacctGGTCAATTCCTGTAAAAAAGGCAGtgagaattttgatagggattgcactgaatctgtagatcaatgtGCGGACCTACactttttttgtaaatatttccctATACTTACCAAATTTTTCTACAATGGACACATGATTTTGATAATCAGGAAAATCAGGAGAAAAACAAGTCAGAAACTGGTAAGTAAATCAAGAATGTTCTATAGACTTACATGTTAAGTCTTATATGTAGGCTTATACCTCAACTGGTCTAA from Manis pentadactyla isolate mManPen7 chromosome 16, mManPen7.hap1, whole genome shotgun sequence carries:
- the SMIM13 gene encoding small integral membrane protein 13 yields the protein MWHNVGLTLLVFVATLLIVLLLMVCGWYFVWHLFLSKFKFLRELVGDTGSQEGDPEPSGSETEEDAPWPPHRIRPARQRRAPADEGR